In Truepera sp., the sequence ACAGCGGCCTGGGCTCCGGCATGCTCGCCACCTTGGCCGAGTCGAGCTTGAAGCTGATGCGCCCCAGATCGAGGAAGTAGTTCGTGCGAACGGAGGCCGCCATGAGGTCGAGGAGCCCGCGCAGCACGCCGTCCTCCGCCAACGACGAGACCTCGGCCAGCGAGTCGATGACCTGCTGATGCGCCGCGCTCACGGCCCCGGTACGCTCCGCCGCGTGCGGGTCCAGGCCACCGGCGGGGTCGAAACGCGCCTCGAAGAAGCGCAAGAGCAGCGCGGCCACGCGCGGATGAGCCAGCAGCGCGTCGACGATGTAGGAACGGCTGGTCGTCGGGTTCACTTGCGCGTAGTACATCTGGTACGCGCGCAGGAGCGCCACCTGCCGGATCGTCAGGCCGGCGTGCAACACGAGGCGGTTGAGGCGGTCGTTGGCGACCTCGTTGCCGAAGAGCTGCTCGAGCGCCTCCACCATGCGGCCCTTGTCGGCCCCCACGTCGAGGCCGCCGCCAGTGGCGTTCCGCACGGTGTACACGTCCACCCCGCGCTGCTCGCCCTCGATGACCAGGGAGTAGGGGTTCTGTTCGATGACGTGCAGGCCCACGTTCTCGAGCACAGGGAGCACGTCCGACAGGGCCAGGTCGGTGCCTCGGTAGTAAACGCGTAGCAGCGCCTGCGGGCCGCCCTCGGTTGCCGCCCGCGCGGGGCTCATGTCGACCAGGAGCGGGCGCTCGGTGAGCAACTCGAGGTGCCCGATGTCGCTCCCCGCTTGCTCGGGCGACACGTTGGCGCGGAAGCGTTCGTCGAAGACCGGCAGGTAACGGCCGGCCAGCCTCGCACCGGCTTGCTCCCCCCACTCCTCCACCAGCCGCTCGCGCAGCGCGTCCTGCCACGAGCGCGACAGCAGCCTCACCTGGCGCTCGAGGGCGGGAACGTCGATGTCGGCCAGCCGCTTCTCCGTCGAGAAGAAGAAGTGGAAGCGGGCGTCTGCCTCATCCTCGCCGAACACCAGGCGCGAGTCCACATGCTTGGCTTCCAGCGCCGCCATCAGGTAGGCCTGCACGCTGCGGCGCACGTCGTCGGAGAAGCTTGCCTGGGGCAGGACGACCATGACGGCCACGCCGCGCCTGAGAGGGTCCTCGTGGACCGTGAGGCGGGCTACGGGGTCGGGTCCCGGACGCAGAAGCGTGCGCAGGTCCGTAGCGATCTGATCGACGTCCATCCAGAACAGCTCTTCCCGGGGCATGCGGTTGAAAGAAGCCACGATGGCCTTGTAGTCGTGGGAGCCGGGAATCGCCTGTTCGCGCTCCAAGACCTGCCTCAGTTTGCTGCGCAAGATGGGAACGTCTTCCACCGGTGTGTTGAGGCCCTTCGTCGTGAACAGGCCCACGAACCGCCGCTCACCCACCGTACTACCCTGTGCGTCTATCTTCTTAACGCCCACGTAATCCATGCGCCGCGCGCGGTGAACGGTGGCCTCGGCGTTGGCCTTCGTGACGAGGAAGAAGCGCCCGCCCGTGACGCGCTCCCTGAGCTCGGTGGGCAGCTCGTCCAATGCCACCGGCTCGCGGTAACCGCTGTCCGACACCTTGCGCAGCACGCCCAGGCCGCTTCCCGCCGACAGCACCAGCGCCGGCTTGCCCGTGGCCTCGGTCACGATGTCGTACTCCCGGTAACCGAGGAACACGAAGTTGTCGTCCTCCAGCCACAGCATGAAGTCGGCGTACTCCGTCAAGTCCGTTCCGCCGAGCGCCCGCGCCGCCGCCAGTCTGGGCCCTTCCAGGCCGCCTAAGTAATCGACCACGTCGCGGCTCTGCGCCAGCATGGCCCCGTAGTCGTCCGTCGCGAGGATGACGTCGCCCAACACGCGCCTGACGCCCTCGGCGGCCGCGGCCAACGAGGCCTCTTCACCGGCGCGGCTCAGGAAGACGACCTCGAACGCCTCCCTGGCCGACCCCGCCGCGCCCAACGCTTCGATGTTGCCGGCAAGGTCGCGCGTAACCAGCAGGGTGGGGTGGAGGTGTTCGACCACGGCGAAGCCCTGGCGGCGCAGCTCAGCCTCGACCGAATCGACGATGAAGGGCCGATCCTTGAGCGCCAACATGAGCACCCCGTAGGGCGAGTCCCAACCGTTGACGGCCTCGGTGGGTTCGAACGCCGCCACCTTGAGTTCGTCGTTGCCAAGCTCCTCGAGGAAGCGCAGGCCGCTGCCGGCCATGGCGGTCAACCACTCGGGCGAGCGCGCCGCCAGCAGCGCCTCGCCGGCCTTCTCGAAGAGCACCTCCGCGAAGCGCGCCAGCCTGGGGTCCTCGGCGCTCAGCGTCTCGAGGTATGCGTTCAGTGTCTGAGACATGCTTACTCTGCCTTCCGCGGGCGTCGCGGCCTGGCCGCGCCCGATGTCGTCACCTATCTCGGCCCAAGATACCGCTCACCAGCGCGCGGTTCCCGCCGCGTGCGCGCCTCGGGTGAACAACCCACAGGGCGCTCGCTATCGCGCCGCGTGCGCGACGGGGCGCCTTTCCGAACCAGGCTTATACTGCGCCAGTGATGCTCTTCCTGGCCGCCGCGCTCGTGGCGCTCGATCAACTGACCAAGGCTTGGGTGGTCGCCAACCTGCCACGTGACGGCACGGAGATAGCCCTCGCTCTAGGCTTCGGGATCACCCATACCCGAAACGGCGGCGCGGCGTTCGGCATCCTGCGCGACCTCGAGTTGAGGATCGCCGGCCTGACCATCGACGGCACCGTGCTGCTGGGCCTACTGTCGGCCGCCGTGTCGCTCGGCCTCATCGTCTACCTGTTGCGCAACGCCAGGCGCCTGTCCGCCATCCAGGCGACCGCCGCGGCGCTGGTGCTGGCCGGGGCGGCCGGCAACATGATCGACCGTCTACGGTTGGGTTACGTGGTCGACCTGATCCACTTCAAGGTAGGGAGCTTCGACTTCCCGGTCTTCAACGTCGCCGACGCCTGCGTCGTGATAGGCGCCGGCCTGCTCATCCTCGGCAGCCTGATGGGCAGCGACCACGCGGAGGGGGCACCCGTGAAGCGCTCACCGCTACCCCGCAATCACGTGCTGGACGATGTGCCTGACCTGCCACCGCTAGGCGGCAGGCCCCCTTCCGACGGCGCCTAGGCCGCCGCAGGTACCGGAAGGACCGGGCTAGCTCGGGCGTTCCTTCCGGCGGCCCCTACGCCGCCGGCTTCGGGCGGCCGCGCCGCTTCCAGACCTCGTCCGCGTTCGCCACGTCCTCGACCCCCGCGGCCGGGTACGGCTCCAGCTCGTCCGGATCGTGATCGGCGTGCCACGCCTGTGCGAAGAACGGCTCGAGCAGCGCCCGCCGGCCACCGTCCCACTCCCCCAGGCAGCGGTCGCACCAGTGCCCGCCACGCAAGACCGTGTCCACCCGCGCCTCGAACTCGTGGCCCGCGGCGCACCGCCACGGCAGGCGAGCGCGCCTGTCGCCGTCCCAGTCGGCGGCCCGGCACTCGCCACCGCGGAACTCGGCGGCTCCTTGCAGGTCTGCCAGGCTAAGCGCCGAAGCCTGCTCGTCGTAACCGTGCTCCAACCGGCTCCACGGCCCGTCCGGTAGGCCCTCCTCCTCGACCCCGCCGGCGGCGATGGCCTCGTACTCCTCGTAGCCGCCGAAGAAAGCCCTCACGCGGGCGTCGTTGCGGTGGAGGTACCAGTAGCGGGGGCTGTTGGGGTGGCGTTGCGCCAGGCGCTTGAAGCTCGCGTGCACGCCCCACTCGACCACACGCCGGAAGGGGGGCACCCGAAGCGCCAACCACCTGACGCCCTTGAGTAACGGCGACATGCTGGTTTCGAGCGCCGCGTCGTGGGCCGCGCCATCGTCGAGTTGGTAGTGGAGGTACGAGTCGGTCAGGTCCGAATCTTCGAAGTACTGCAGGTGGAAGTTGCGCAGCGCGAACCAGTTGGACTCCATGCAGCGCGTGAGGTCGAGGCCGAGCAGGCCGTACGCCGCCCGCAGGTAGGCGCGGGCCGTCGTCCTCATGCCCTGGCCGCCGCCTACGTTGTAGGCGCGCCGCCAGAAGCCGCCATCGTCGGCGACGTCCAGACAGTTGACCATCGCCAGCCCCGCGTTGCGGTCGGTGATGTTCTCCATGCGCGTGTCCAGGGGCATGTGAAAGGCGATCGGGTCGAACAGGTTCATGAGGTCGGCATGGTCGGTGGGCATGATGAACGTCATGCGCAAGGAGACCCAGTGTTCGAGGGCCGACTCCATCACGCGCCGCTCCCCGGCGATCTTGGAGAGCGCGTACGCGTCGTAGACGGACGGGTTCATGGGGTCGCCGACGCGGCCGACGTAGTTTCCCGGCGAGCCCCCGCGGCCAAAGGCGGGGCGATTGCCGGTCTGGGCCACCGTCCCCGTATGCACGTAGCGGATGCGCTCCGCGCCGCCCGGCTCGGCGAGGATCGCGTCCAATACGTTACCGACGGCGCCATCGTTGACGGCCCACGCTAGCGCAGGGCGGTAGTCGGCCTGCGGCGAGATGTAGGCCATGGCGTTCAGCACCCAGTCGGCGCCCTGGACGGCCCGCGCGGCGTCCTCCGGCCGGGTGGCGTCGCCCCAGACCACGCGGACGCCCTCACCCTCGCGGACTCCCTCGTTACTGTCCAGGGGCACGCCGGCCGCCTTCAGGTGCGCCATCAGCTTCTTGGCCCGGCGGTCTCCGGGCAGTAGCAGCAACGTGACGTCGTAGCGATCTGAGCGCTTCCTCAGCTCCTGGAACGCCTGGAACCCCATGGTGCCGCTGCCTCCCAGCAACGTCACGCGTTGTTTCCGCCGGCCCTCGGGGGGCCCCGCAACGCCGCTCACCTGCGCGCCACTACGAAGCGCTCGCGGCCGACGAGGTCGCGCTCTACTTCGACGTCTTGCCACGCCCCTAAGCGCGCCCGTAGCCGCTGGACGTTCCGCGGGTCCAGTTCAAGGGCCAACGACGAGCCGGCCGGCATGAGGTGCCATGCCTCCTCCACCAGCCGCTCCACCGTCTCCAGGCCGCTGGGACCCCCGAAGAGCGCCAGCGGCGGGTCAGCCATCACCTCGGGCCCTATCCAGCCGGCGTCCGCTGCCGGAAGGTATGGCGGGTTCGCCACGAGCACGGCGCAGGCCCTCGCGGCCGCCTTGGCCTCGGCCGCCCCCAGCAGGTCGGACCTCGCGAAGGTGACCGCCAGATCCAGCCGCGCGGCGTTCGCCGCCGCCACGTCGAGGGCGTCTTGCGAGACGTCGGTCCCAATCACCGTGGCGCCCGGAAACTCGTTCTTGATCGCCAGTGCCACGGCCCCGCTGCCCGTGCCCACGTCCAGCACCAGCGGGTCGGGCACGGCATCGGCACGCAGCCGCTCGAGGACGAGTTCCACCAGGCGCTCCGTCTCGGGCCGCGGTACCAGCACGCGTGAATCTACCGCCAGCTCGAGCCCGTAGAAGGGCGCGCGGCCGAGGACGTGTTGGAGGGGTTCCCGCGCTTCACGCCGTGCCACCAACGCCTCCAGCCGTCGGCGCTCGGCCGCGGTCAGTTCCCTGTCGCCGCTCAATAGCAGTTCGGTGCGTTCGAGGCTCACGGCCTCCTCCAGAAGCAGCAACGTCTCTGCCGCAGGGCTCGCGGTGCCGGCCGCCGCCAGCCGCTGGTGGGTGGCGACACGTGCCTCTTGGACGGTCACATCGACGCCGCCCTTCAGTCGGGCTTCACCACCACGCGCCTGTCGCTGCCCTCGCCGCTGGACTCGGTATGGACGCCGACCTCGTCGGCCAGGCTCATGTGCACCACCCGCCGCTCCGCCGCCGACATGGGCTCGAGCTCGACCGGCAGGCCGCTCTTGCGCACCCGCGCGGCCGCCTGGAGGGCCTCCTTGCGCAGCCGCTCGTCGCGGCGGCGCTTGTAGCCGCCCACGTCGACGTTGACCCGCACCCGACCGCTCTCGTCGCGGTTCACGACGGCGTTCGTCAGGTACTCGAGCGCGGCCAGGGTCCGGCCGTTCCGGCCGATGACCTTGCCGGGGTCGCCCCCGTAAACTTCCGCTCGGATCTCGTCTTCCGCCACCTGTTCGACTTCCACCGCGTAGCCGGGGTCGATGTTGAGCAGCAGGTTCACGAGGAACGATTCGGCGCGCTCGAGCGGGTCGCCCTGGACGATGGGCCCGACCTCGACCTGCTGCACGTACTCTTCCTCTTCCGTCAGCCTGACGACCTGGCTCTCGCCCTGGTCCTCGTCGCCAACGTCGATGCCTATGCCCTCTAGGTACTTGTCGAGATCCGAGTCACTCATCTTGAAGCCCTCACTTGGAGCGCTTGGCCGCCACCGCCACTGGGGGCCTCGGTGGCTGGCCACGGCTCAGCAACCAGTACTGGATGACCTGCACCAACATGGATACCACATAGTAGACGAGCACCCCGGCCGGGAAGCCGATGATGATGAACACGAAGACGACGTTGATGATGAGCGACTGGCGCAGCATCTGAGGGTTCCCGCGCGCCGAGAAGTACGAGGTTGCCACCATGACGCCCACGTACAGGATGGGGAGGATGTAATACGGGTCCGCCTGGCCGAGGTCGGGCAGCCACAAGAAGCCCTCGTTGAACTCGAAGTTGACGAACACGCGCCAGAGGATGATGAACAGCGGCATCTGCACGAGTATCGGCAGGCAGCCGCCCGCGGGGTTCACGCCGGCCTCGCGGTAGAGCCCCATGGTCTCTTGCGTGAGCTTCTCCCGGTCGTCCTTGTACTTGCGCTGCAGCTCCTGGAGCTTGGGCTGCAGGCGCTGCATGCCGAACATGGACTTCGTTTGCGTGCTGATCAGTGGCCAGATGAGGGCCCGGAAGAGGAGCGTGAGCACGATGATCGAGAGTCCCCAGCTGGGGACGTAGGAGTGCACGAACACGAGGATGTTGACGACGATCAGCGACAGGCGCCCGAGGATGTTCGGGTTGAAGAGCCCCGGCAGCTCCAGGTAATGCTCCTGGACGTAGCGCACCAGTTCGTTGTGCCCGGGGTAGAGGCCGGTATCGAAGGTGACGCTGGAGTTAGCAGCCGCACCCAGCTCCGCCTGCAGGGCAATGCGGTTGGGCCGCAAGAAGGTGCCCGAGATGCCCTGGCTTCCCACCGCGGGCCGCATGACGATGGCGAAGTCGCGGTTGTTGTTGTTCATCTGCAGCGACAGGTACGTTGGGTTCGGGAAGAGCTGTTCGCCAGGGTTGAGGGTGAACGAGTCCCCATGGCCGATCTTCACGACGGGCGACTCGGTGCGGCCGATGCCCGGCGCCGCCAGCTGCACCGTGCTGGCCTCGTCGGCCTCCTCGGCGCGGGTGACGGTGACCTCCACCCCGATGGTGTCGACGCCGCTCTTCAGCGTGAGGCGGCGCGAGACCTGCATGCCGCCGACTTCGGCCTCGAAGGTCCCGACGAGTTCGCCGTCCTCGCCGGGTTGCCAGTCCGACGAGATGACCTTCGGCGCTTCGTAGTTGCCGTCGACGAGCAGCGCTAGCCCGGGGATGACGGCGTCGAAGGGGATGAGGTTGGTCCGGCCGTCCACCGAGTAGTCGCCCAGCTTCTGGCCGCGCTGCTGTTTCCCGAAAGCCGCGACGAGCTGGCCCGCCTCGTCGAAGAAGTAGTCGACGCCCTTGCTCTTGATGAGGGTGAGGTTCTGCTCGCTCGGGTCGCAGAAGAACGACGGCGTGGCGCCGGCGCAGGTGGCATCTATCTTCTCGGAGGCCTTGAAGTCGGAGACCTGGAATGGGACTGGGTTGAATTCCACGCGCGCCTGCCCGAAAGCACTGAGGGCAAGCACCGCCAGAACTGCCATGGTTGGTCGCAGGCGGTTGCGTTTCAAGGGGCCTCCGTGTGAACGTCTTGCTGCTCCAGCGCCTTGCGGTCCGCCGCGCGGCGCGACTCGCCGCGCCGGCTGGGCGGAACGGGATCGTAGCCGCCCGGGTGGAACGGGTGACACCTGAGCACGCGCAGGAAGCCCATCCAAGTGCCACGCAGGACGCCGTGCACCTCGATCGCCTCGATGGCGTAGGAGCTGCAGGTGGGGTGGAAGCGGCACGAAGGGGCACCCTTGAGGGGTGAGAGGTAGCGCTGATAGGCCTTGAGCGGCCAGATGGCCGCGTCTTTCAGCGTCCGCCGAAACCCGCCACCATGCTTCGAAGGACTGCTTGTCACAGTAGTTTCGCGCGCTCGAAGGCGGTAGAAAGGGAACGCTTGAGCTCGGCGTAGGTGGCGCTGGCCGCTGATGGCCTGGCTATCACCAGGAGGTCGAAGGAGGGGAGCGACGACTCGTACACGGCGTCTCGCAACGGCTGCCGCGTGAGCTCGCGGACCGCCTCGCGCAGTCGCCTTCTGACGCGGTTACGCACCACAGCCTTGCCGACCTTCCGGCTAACCACGATGCCCACTCTGACCTCCCCTTGCCTTGTCGGACGCCACCGGACGGTGACGTGCTTGCCGTTTCCGGTGTTGCCCTTGCGCAGCCGCTGGAACGCACGGTCTCCGCTCAGGGAGCGTACTACGGCCGCCGAGTTCAGCGATCCGCTACCGACAGGCGCTTACGTCCCTTGGCGCGGCGGCGCTTGATGACGTTGCGCCCTCCGGGCGTAGCCATGCGCACGCGAAAGCCGTGCGTCTTGGCACGCTTGCGGCGGTTCGGCTGATACGTCCGCTTCATGATGACTCCTTCCAGTCTCTTACCGTCGGGTGGGAATGCCCGGACCAAGCTTCCAGCCCCACCACCACGCGTTCCTGGCGGTTCGCGGAGCGGCCGTGGCGAGCTACCGTCCAGACAGGACAGTCAAGCCGGAGAATAGTACCACACCGCCGCCAGGTCCGGATGGCCACCCCCGGGTACGGACCACTTCCGAGTTGCCATGGGCTAGGCCGCTTCCGGCGCTCCCGCCAGCGCGGCCTCTAGCGCGGACGCCAGGCCCAGCAGTTTCGCGTCGTGACCGGGCCCGGCGATCAACTGGACTCCAAGCGGAAGTCCCCCTTCGCCGGTGCCTGACGGAACGCTGATGGCCGGGAAGCCCGCCAGGTTGGCCAGGCACGTGGCCAGGTCGCCCAGGTACATCTCGAGCGGGTCGGCCAGCTTCTCGCCCAGCAGGTACGCCACGCCCGGTGCGGTGGGGGTGATGAGCGCGTCCACGCCGCTCAATGCGGTGGCCATCTCCTGCGCCAGCCTGTGCCTCACCCTCAGCGCCCGGCCGTAGTACGCGTCGTAGTAGCCGGCCGAGAGGGCGAACGAGCCGAGCAGCACGCGCCGCTTGACTTCGCTTCCGAACAGCTCGCCGCGCGTCTTGCGCATGACCGCCTCTTGCCCGTCGCGTTCCTCGCCTAAGCGGCGTCCGTAGAGCATCCCCGCGTAGCGCGCCAGGTTGCTCGACGCCTCCGCGGCGGCTATCACGTAGTAGCAAGCCACCGCCAGCCCAAGGCTGGGAAGGGTGACCTCGACGACGTCGGCGCCGCGAGCCGCCAACGCGGTCCGGGCGAGTTCGAGGCTGCCGAGAGCGTCCGCGCCGAACCCCTCGCCGCCCAGCCCGGTCACCACCGCGAAGCGTCTCCCGACCAGGTCCAGGGTTCCCACTTCGTCGAGCTGGAGACCAACGCTCGTGGCGTCCTTGGGGTCGGCGCCGGCGATCACGCCGAGGGCGAGGCCCACATCCTCGACGGAGGCGCCCAACAGCCCAACCTGGTCGAGGGAGCTGGCGTAGGCCAGCAGGCCGTAGCGCGACGCAGCGCCGTAAGTGGGCTTGAACCCCACGACGCCGCAGAAGGCGGCGGGCAAGCGGCCAGAGCCACCCGTGTCGGTGCCAAGCGCCAGTGGCACGACCCCTGCGCCGACGGCGGCCGCCGAACCGCTCGACGAGCCGCCGGCCACGCGCGAGGTGTCGTGCGGGTTGCGGGTCGGGCCCAGCGCCGAGCGTTCGCCCGTGGAGCCCATCCCGAACTCGTCGAGGTTGGTCTTGCCGATCACGATGGCCCCTGCCGCCTTGAGGCGCGCCACGACGGTGGCGTCGAACGGCGGAACGTACCCCTGCAAGATCTCCGAGGCCGCCGTGTTCGGCACTCCGGCGGTGGCGATGTTGTCCTTGACGGCGACGGGCACGCCGGCGAGCGGACCGGGCTGTTCCCCCCGCGCTAGGCGTTCATCGAGGGCGTCGGCTGCCGCGAGGGCGCCCGCCTGGTCGATGGTGATGAACGCGTTCAGGCTCGCCTGAGCGCTCTCGGCCCGGGCGAGGGCGGCCTCGACGGCCTCGCGCGCCGAGACCGACCCGTTCCTCACGCGGCGTGCGGTGGTGCTGACGCTAGCGGGCCCGTCCGTCATGCGGCGAAGCATAACAAGGGAGCGCGACGGGCCCCTACGCCGCGGGCCTCACCGTCGCGACATCCGACCATCATGTCGGTGGCAGTATCATGCAGCTACATGACCGAACCGGTCACGCCGCATATCGACGCCCGCACCGGTCGCTCACAGCGCCCGGCCCCTGCCGTCGCCGAACCGCATCCTCCGCATGGTTCCCCAGCAACCCGCATCAGGAGCGCCGGGATCAGCGAGGCGGGCCACGTCCGGAAGGTGAACCAGGACTGGTACTTCGCGGGCGCCGTGGGCCGCAGCGGACACCTCGGAGTGGTGGCCGACGGCATGGGCGGTCATACCGCGGGTGAGGTGGCGAGCCGCACGGCCATCGAGACGCTGGTGTCGGCATTGCGCCAGAGCCGCACCCAACCCCCCGTGGCACTCGCTCGCGCCGCGCAGGCCGCGAACGTGGAGGTCTACAACCTCGCGATCGAGCGTCCGGAGCTGACGGGCATGGGCACCACGTTGACCGCGGTGCTGATCGACGACCAGGTCGGGCTGGTGGGTCACGTGGGCGACTCGCGGGCGTACCTGGTGCGTGGCGGCCAGGCGCTGCGGCTCACCGTCGACCATAGCTGGGTCGCGGACCGCGTGCGCCAGGGTCTCTTGAGCGAGGAGGAGGCGCGGCGCCACAGGTGGCGCAACGTCATCACGAACGCCATCGGGGCCACCGCCACCTTTCGCCTCGATGTGCTCTATTTCGACGTCCTGCCGGGTGACATCGTGGTGTTGGTGAGCGACGGCGTGAGCATGCTGTTGGACGAAGACGCCATCGTGAAGAACGTGGTCGGGCGGACGGCCGAGGAGGCGGCGGCACGGTTGGTGAGCGCCGCGAACGAGCGCGGCAGCCCGGACAACGTCACTGCCGTGGTGCTCTGCGTCGACGACGTGGCGTTCAGGCCGAAGCGCTACGACCTGCCGGAGGCGCCGCTGGTGGCCTCCTCCGTGGACATCGGCGAGACGCTGTCGGGCATCCGGCGCGTCGAGGAGGGGTTCCCGGGGAACGGCCCCTTGCAGAAGCTGCGGCAGCACCCCCTCTTCCCTCACCGCTACTGGATCGTGGGATCCGCCTACTTGTTGGTGCTCCTGGTGCTGTTCGTCTTGTGGCGTGGTTGATAGGCTGCGGCATGAACCAAACCATTGCCACGGACAAGGCTCCCAAGGCCATAGGCCCCTACTCCCAGGCCGTCAAGGTCGGCGGGCTCGTTTACACGGCCGGCCAGATCGCCCTCAAGCCGGACGGCACCTGGCTAGGAGGCGACATCACCCAGCAGACTCATCAAGTCATGCAGAACCTGTCCGCCGTGCTGACCGCCGCCGGCAGCGGCATGGAGCACGTCGTCAAGAGCACTTGCTTCCTCGCCGACATGGCCGACTTCGCCGCGTTCAACGAGGTGTACGGCAGTTACCTGGGCGGCAACCTGCCGGCGCGCAGCACGGTGCAGGTCGCGCGCCTGCCCAAGGACGGCCTGGTCGAGGTCGAGGTAGTCGCGCGCGTTCCCTGACGGCTACGCGCGTTGGCTGAGTCCAAGTGCGCTGGCTACTCACCCAAGCGGGTCAACGGACTCCAAAGCGCGCTGCGTATGCGCTACGCGCGCTGCCAGAGGAGTTCCCGCTTGGTCTCCTCGATCACCTTCGTTATGGGGATGCCGCGCGGGCACGCCTCGGTGCAGTTGTAGGCGGTGCGGCAGCGCCACAGGCCGTTCACGCCGTTGAGCACCCTTAGCCGTTCCGCCGAGCCCTGATCGCGCGAGTCGAAGATGAAGCGGTGCGCGTTCACGATGGCGGCGGGGCCCAGGTAACGGCCGTTGGTCCAGAAGACAGGGCACGAACTCGTGCAGGCCGCACACAAGATGCACTTGGTGGTGTCGTCGAAGATGGCCCGGTCCTCTACGCTCTGCAAGCGCTCCGTGGGCGGGGGCGGATCGTCGTTGATGAAGTAGGGCAGGATGGCGCGGTAGGAGTCGAAGAACGGCTCCATGTCGACGATGAGGTCCTTGAGGACCGGCAGGCCGCCCAACGGCTGCACCGTGATCTCGGAGCCCAGGTCCTTCACCAGGACCTTGCAGGCGAGGCGGTTGACGCCGTTGATCCGCATGGCGTCTGAGCCGCAGATGCCGTGCGCGCAACTGCGCCGGAACGTCAGCGAGCCGTCCTGCTTCCACTTGATGTCGTTCAGCACGTCGAGCACGCGCTCGGTTGGGGAGACGTCGAGCTTGAACTCCTGCCAGTGCGGGCGGGGGTCCTTCTCGGGATCGTAGCGGCGGATCTTCATGGTTATCTGCATGAGCGGCCTCAGTAGACCCGCGGCTTCGGCTCGTAGCGGCCGAGAGCAACGGGCTTGTAGTCGATGCGTACACCGTCACCGTCTTTGTAGACGAGCGAGTGCTTGAGCCAGTTCGCGTCGTCGCGCTCGCGGAAGTCCTCCCGGGAATGCGCGCCGCGAGACTCGGTGCGGTTCAGGGCGGCGGTCACCAACTGCTGCGCGTTGTCGAGCAGGAAGCCCAACTCGAGGGCCTCCATGAGC encodes:
- a CDS encoding protein phosphatase 2C domain-containing protein; this translates as MTEPVTPHIDARTGRSQRPAPAVAEPHPPHGSPATRIRSAGISEAGHVRKVNQDWYFAGAVGRSGHLGVVADGMGGHTAGEVASRTAIETLVSALRQSRTQPPVALARAAQAANVEVYNLAIERPELTGMGTTLTAVLIDDQVGLVGHVGDSRAYLVRGGQALRLTVDHSWVADRVRQGLLSEEEARRHRWRNVITNAIGATATFRLDVLYFDVLPGDIVVLVSDGVSMLLDEDAIVKNVVGRTAEEAAARLVSAANERGSPDNVTAVVLCVDDVAFRPKRYDLPEAPLVASSVDIGETLSGIRRVEEGFPGNGPLQKLRQHPLFPHRYWIVGSAYLLVLLVLFVLWRG
- a CDS encoding RidA family protein encodes the protein MNQTIATDKAPKAIGPYSQAVKVGGLVYTAGQIALKPDGTWLGGDITQQTHQVMQNLSAVLTAAGSGMEHVVKSTCFLADMADFAAFNEVYGSYLGGNLPARSTVQVARLPKDGLVEVEVVARVP
- a CDS encoding succinate dehydrogenase iron-sulfur subunit — protein: MQITMKIRRYDPEKDPRPHWQEFKLDVSPTERVLDVLNDIKWKQDGSLTFRRSCAHGICGSDAMRINGVNRLACKVLVKDLGSEITVQPLGGLPVLKDLIVDMEPFFDSYRAILPYFINDDPPPPTERLQSVEDRAIFDDTTKCILCAACTSSCPVFWTNGRYLGPAAIVNAHRFIFDSRDQGSAERLRVLNGVNGLWRCRTAYNCTEACPRGIPITKVIEETKRELLWQRA